A single region of the Selenomonas sp. oral taxon 920 genome encodes:
- a CDS encoding flagellin N-terminal helical domain-containing protein, whose protein sequence is MAMVVKNNMSAVNTLNILNKNQSALAKSLQKVSSGMKINSAGDDASGYAISERMRVQIRSLDQDNQNTQNGNSMMRTAEGAVSSTVEILKTLKEKAINAANDTNTDEDRRAIQKEINQMVDQIDDNALATYNGKYLVDGSRNSIGTATCTTLTNSAMSTASAWGSALTELKSRTDESLNIQSTDKITVSYVRQGRTYTTTFSVGSTNALSDIIKSTAYNGTESLAGTAAVATASTKEGALIGLDKAKNSVYTADNKSALSIQAAGAGTTYQISSFTLSITDNTGAIRKTANTALDAFNERVRAENESADNALTLQTGVKANQAIKVSMTDMRSLALGLKGTDGSVLSVQTQDKANAAINTIETALQKALDEQANIGAVQTRLNYTSSNLTTASENVQNSESTIRDADMAKEMTNYTKNNVLLQAAQSMLAQANQNSSAVLSLLQ, encoded by the coding sequence ATGGCAATGGTAGTCAAGAACAACATGTCGGCGGTCAACACGCTCAACATCCTGAACAAGAACCAGTCGGCACTCGCGAAGAGCCTTCAGAAGGTCTCCTCGGGCATGAAGATTAACTCGGCCGGCGATGATGCTTCCGGCTATGCCATCTCCGAGCGTATGCGCGTCCAGATCCGTTCGCTCGATCAGGACAACCAGAACACGCAGAACGGCAACAGCATGATGCGCACCGCTGAGGGTGCTGTCTCCAGCACGGTCGAGATCCTCAAGACCCTGAAGGAGAAGGCGATCAACGCAGCGAACGACACGAACACGGACGAAGATCGCCGCGCGATCCAGAAGGAAATCAACCAGATGGTTGACCAGATCGACGACAATGCACTTGCAACGTACAACGGCAAGTACCTCGTCGATGGTTCGCGCAACAGCATTGGTACGGCAACCTGCACGACGCTCACGAACAGCGCGATGAGCACGGCTTCGGCATGGGGTTCTGCACTGACAGAGCTCAAGAGCCGTACGGATGAGAGCCTCAACATCCAGTCGACGGATAAGATCACGGTTTCGTATGTCCGTCAGGGCCGCACGTACACGACGACGTTCTCGGTCGGCAGCACGAACGCGCTCTCTGATATTATCAAGAGCACGGCGTACAACGGCACGGAGTCCCTCGCGGGCACGGCCGCAGTCGCAACGGCCTCCACGAAGGAAGGGGCGCTCATTGGCCTTGACAAGGCGAAGAACAGCGTCTACACGGCGGATAACAAGTCGGCTCTTTCGATTCAGGCTGCGGGTGCTGGTACGACCTATCAGATCTCCTCGTTCACGCTCTCGATCACAGACAACACGGGCGCGATCCGCAAGACGGCCAATACGGCCCTCGATGCATTCAACGAGCGCGTTCGCGCAGAGAACGAGTCCGCTGACAATGCACTCACGCTCCAGACGGGTGTCAAGGCGAACCAGGCGATCAAGGTCAGCATGACGGATATGCGTTCGCTCGCTCTTGGTCTCAAGGGCACGGACGGCTCTGTCCTCAGCGTTCAGACGCAGGACAAGGCAAACGCTGCGATCAATACGATCGAGACGGCTCTCCAGAAGGCGCTCGACGAGCAGGCAAACATCGGTGCTGTTCAGACGCGTCTCAACTACACGAGCTCGAACCTCACGACGGCGTCCGAGAACGTTCAGAACTCCGAGTCCACGATTCGCGATGCGGATATGGCGAAGGAGATGACGAACTACACGAAGAACAACGTTCTGCTTCAGGCTGCGCAGTCCATGCTCGCACAGGCGAACCAGAACAGTTCTGCAGTTCTCTCGCTTCTCCAGTAA
- a CDS encoding glycosyltransferase, producing MKISACYIVKDEVNELCRSLASVRETVDEIIVVSTAGSTAVADAASEFHAHLYDFPWKNDFSQARNYALKQCRGDFVIFLDADEYFFHPEQLRDGIEAAIHENKDVDIIMISLCNFMTENSMKDAMRMWSPRILRMPGLHYEGMIHEQAVRDDGGKRVLVYGDARLDAGHTGYLQKRGAEKIRRNIAMLEHDAEMHGRTAMHAFYLADCYFGLKDYAKTLMLSKEALQGDIAFTDEESKIWHQMIESMRALHYSDEEMLIFADEAIEKFPYLPDFYAQRGMILCGLVRYHEAAESFEEALRHYKDDFSSAHDSSFFNDAVAAFAAERLSLLYQELGEPARAQFWMEKHRAYMGGHMGERIKDNVRITACYIVRDDAAHLKKSIESLRSQVDELIVLDTGSQDDTVHVAEAYGAAVYHWAWQDDFAAARNAALAHVTGDWIIFIDADEYFSLETRDHLRAVIEEADHTGGEVLLIPWHNIDETTGETLLDSYAPRIFRRREGRHYVGRIHEELRNADDTVPSIRMIAASLLSLVHTGYSALLTREKGERNLRILLEEVKQGNMPDRCWRYLAETYDNLGDEHMAEHYALLDIGMGRRSVVYASRSYRILLRIYGMQPLLREKYLAVAEQAAHEFPELPEMHAEYAEALAAFHRYAEAIEAAATALRIQPSESGTEQSVFTAEMHEALCRRMEIWRRIAAHAEEMRIAACVFVRDDVRDMECWLSNTAVYANERIVVDTGSTDGTRVLAEKAGTKLIDFTWKDDFAAARNAAIGAASGDWAVILDADESFFEPSEVRAYLSMVDVILPHVDAVLLPIVHIDEDAGSREMGRAPHVRLLRMGRGLFYEGRVHEALRKTDGEPVLYHEAAALAVRHVGYSSGRIRAKHERNLALMERRVEESGLQPGDCRYLADTYYGLGKYAAALIYARAALEESVSSVGAQSHLHQLLLDAMEKENVPLAQQVEAARAACQEFQQLPDFYGRLGLLLAACGDGEALSALTRALELYESPADTAGEASEFPVWAGAVSAARARLLMEMGHASAAEEELARAFALDTAREEALDVYVELHASEDMGTVLSGLREMLGSDAGTLSYLARFADSYGWLELAAAARAVLSQEIGQAVPIPEIYTKMQSLTAEEFGEQVVGTLAEYAREIPEVLLRLERERHAESIHLYQRLRGVLPRAMQILWRHYDEPDAAPLPDTIDGYRTVREAFIHHSNAEQAERFLRISADYGTEHLLAAAEDFAAAERWKGAFLGWQFLSAAEGETPDTLYGMALAALHLGARAEAQEYLAHALSLAPAHRKSKELMELVR from the coding sequence ATGAAGATCTCTGCCTGCTATATTGTCAAGGACGAAGTGAACGAGCTTTGCCGATCACTTGCGTCTGTTCGGGAAACTGTGGATGAGATCATTGTCGTTTCTACGGCCGGAAGCACCGCTGTAGCCGATGCGGCGTCAGAGTTTCATGCACACCTTTATGATTTTCCATGGAAGAATGATTTCTCTCAGGCACGTAATTATGCACTCAAACAATGCAGGGGTGATTTTGTCATTTTTTTGGATGCCGACGAATATTTCTTTCATCCTGAGCAATTACGGGATGGAATTGAAGCGGCAATCCATGAAAATAAAGACGTCGATATTATTATGATTTCACTCTGCAATTTTATGACAGAGAATTCCATGAAGGATGCAATGCGTATGTGGAGTCCGCGGATTTTGCGAATGCCCGGACTTCACTACGAAGGGATGATCCATGAGCAGGCGGTCCGGGACGATGGGGGGAAGCGGGTGCTTGTCTATGGGGATGCACGCCTTGATGCGGGGCATACCGGATATCTGCAGAAGCGTGGGGCAGAGAAGATACGGCGCAATATCGCCATGCTTGAGCATGACGCTGAGATGCATGGACGAACAGCGATGCATGCCTTTTATCTGGCAGACTGTTACTTCGGACTGAAGGATTATGCAAAGACGCTCATGCTGTCCAAGGAGGCTCTGCAGGGGGATATTGCCTTCACCGACGAAGAGAGCAAGATCTGGCACCAGATGATTGAGTCCATGCGTGCCCTTCATTATTCAGATGAGGAGATGCTTATATTTGCTGATGAGGCAATAGAAAAATTCCCGTATCTGCCGGACTTCTATGCCCAGCGCGGCATGATTCTCTGTGGGCTCGTGCGTTATCATGAGGCAGCAGAATCCTTTGAGGAGGCCTTGCGTCACTATAAGGATGATTTTTCTTCCGCGCATGACTCCTCGTTCTTTAACGATGCTGTTGCAGCCTTTGCGGCAGAACGCCTTTCATTGCTTTATCAGGAACTTGGAGAGCCTGCAAGGGCACAGTTTTGGATGGAAAAACACAGAGCATATATGGGGGGGCATATGGGGGAGAGGATAAAAGACAACGTGCGCATTACGGCATGCTATATTGTGCGCGATGACGCTGCTCACCTGAAAAAATCGATCGAAAGTCTTAGGTCGCAGGTGGATGAGCTTATTGTTTTGGATACAGGCTCGCAGGATGATACGGTGCACGTAGCGGAGGCGTATGGAGCTGCGGTGTATCATTGGGCGTGGCAGGATGATTTTGCGGCGGCACGGAATGCAGCTCTTGCCCATGTGACGGGAGATTGGATTATTTTTATCGATGCGGATGAATATTTTTCTCTCGAGACACGAGATCATTTACGTGCGGTTATTGAGGAAGCAGACCACACAGGCGGTGAAGTACTTCTCATACCGTGGCATAATATCGACGAGACAACCGGAGAGACACTGCTGGACTCCTATGCACCGCGTATCTTTCGCCGACGCGAGGGACGGCATTACGTCGGGCGTATTCATGAAGAGTTGAGAAATGCGGACGATACGGTGCCGTCGATTCGAATGATTGCTGCATCCCTGCTGTCTCTCGTGCATACAGGATATTCTGCCCTGCTGACACGTGAAAAGGGGGAGCGAAATCTGCGCATTCTCCTCGAAGAAGTGAAACAGGGCAATATGCCGGATCGCTGCTGGCGTTATCTCGCTGAGACCTATGATAATCTGGGCGATGAACACATGGCAGAACACTATGCACTTCTCGACATTGGGATGGGGCGCCGCAGTGTTGTATATGCCAGCCGTTCCTATCGGATTCTCCTGCGTATCTATGGTATGCAGCCTCTGCTCAGAGAAAAGTACCTTGCTGTGGCCGAGCAGGCCGCGCACGAATTTCCGGAATTGCCGGAGATGCATGCTGAGTATGCCGAGGCACTTGCCGCCTTCCATCGTTACGCAGAGGCAATTGAGGCGGCAGCGACGGCACTCCGGATACAGCCGTCGGAGTCGGGAACGGAGCAGTCTGTCTTTACGGCGGAGATGCACGAGGCCCTCTGCCGCCGCATGGAGATCTGGCGGCGCATCGCTGCACATGCAGAAGAGATGCGCATTGCCGCATGTGTCTTTGTGCGTGATGATGTGCGGGATATGGAATGCTGGCTGTCGAATACAGCGGTCTACGCGAATGAACGGATTGTCGTCGATACGGGATCGACGGATGGGACGCGTGTGCTTGCCGAGAAGGCGGGAACGAAGCTCATTGATTTTACATGGAAAGATGACTTCGCCGCCGCACGGAATGCTGCAATCGGGGCGGCAAGCGGTGATTGGGCTGTCATCCTCGATGCAGATGAGTCGTTCTTTGAGCCGAGTGAAGTGCGTGCCTATCTTTCCATGGTGGATGTGATCCTGCCGCATGTGGATGCCGTACTCCTGCCGATTGTGCACATAGATGAGGATGCGGGCAGCCGTGAAATGGGGCGTGCGCCGCATGTCCGACTCCTGCGCATGGGGCGCGGGCTTTTCTATGAGGGTCGGGTGCACGAGGCATTGCGCAAGACGGACGGAGAACCCGTTCTCTATCATGAAGCAGCGGCACTTGCGGTTCGCCACGTGGGCTATTCATCGGGACGTATCCGCGCGAAACATGAGCGAAATCTTGCATTGATGGAGCGGCGCGTAGAGGAGAGCGGGCTTCAGCCCGGAGACTGCCGCTATCTTGCCGATACCTATTACGGTCTTGGGAAATATGCGGCGGCGCTGATTTATGCGCGTGCCGCATTGGAGGAGTCTGTGAGTTCTGTTGGCGCACAGAGCCATCTCCATCAGCTCCTGCTTGATGCAATGGAGAAGGAAAATGTTCCGCTTGCACAGCAAGTGGAAGCTGCGCGTGCAGCGTGTCAAGAATTCCAGCAGCTGCCGGACTTCTATGGACGGCTTGGCCTGCTGCTTGCGGCATGTGGTGATGGAGAGGCCCTGTCCGCACTGACGCGTGCGTTGGAACTCTATGAGAGTCCTGCAGATACGGCAGGCGAGGCATCCGAATTTCCTGTGTGGGCAGGCGCAGTATCTGCCGCGCGTGCCCGCCTCCTGATGGAGATGGGGCATGCGTCTGCGGCAGAGGAGGAGCTTGCCCGCGCCTTTGCGCTTGATACAGCCCGCGAGGAGGCTCTGGATGTCTATGTGGAGCTGCACGCCTCCGAGGATATGGGGACCGTTCTGAGCGGCTTGCGTGAAATGCTCGGCAGCGATGCGGGGACACTTTCCTATCTTGCTCGTTTTGCGGACAGCTACGGTTGGTTGGAACTCGCTGCAGCGGCGCGTGCCGTGCTCTCGCAGGAGATCGGACAGGCTGTACCGATACCGGAGATCTACACGAAGATGCAGAGCCTAACTGCAGAGGAATTTGGGGAGCAGGTTGTCGGCACATTGGCCGAATATGCGCGAGAGATACCGGAGGTTCTTCTGCGTCTAGAGCGAGAGCGCCATGCGGAGAGCATCCATCTCTATCAGCGTCTGCGTGGGGTGCTCCCGCGTGCGATGCAGATCCTTTGGCGCCATTATGATGAGCCGGATGCTGCTCCGCTGCCGGATACCATAGACGGCTACCGTACAGTGCGTGAGGCGTTTATTCATCATTCAAATGCAGAACAGGCAGAGCGATTCCTGCGCATATCTGCTGATTATGGAACAGAACATCTGCTCGCTGCGGCAGAGGATTTTGCTGCAGCGGAGCGTTGGAAGGGGGCATTTCTCGGATGGCAGTTCCTCTCTGCCGCAGAGGGAGAGACACCGGATACACTCTATGGGATGGCGCTTGCCGCACTGCATCTTGGTGCGCGTGCGGAGGCGCAGGAATATCTCGCGCATGCGCTTTCCCTTGCCCCCGCGCATCGAAAGTCAAAGGAATTGATGGAGTTGGTACGATGA
- a CDS encoding flagellar protein FlaG, translated as MTVTNVQDVMLAAVAVSSMGEDVPKANVQESLQTSPTSALPAAEPAESSAEEKEQHAPLSEEQTAFITQQLNEIMRNINVDLQFQYHKEVNFMSVRMLDKKTGEVLREVPPEAMVEHMIKVHDWIGAFLDKTA; from the coding sequence ATGACCGTAACGAATGTTCAGGATGTTATGCTTGCGGCGGTCGCCGTCAGCAGTATGGGGGAAGATGTTCCCAAGGCGAATGTGCAGGAGTCGTTGCAGACATCGCCTACAAGCGCACTGCCTGCAGCCGAACCGGCTGAGTCCTCTGCAGAGGAGAAGGAGCAGCATGCGCCGCTCTCGGAGGAGCAGACGGCGTTCATCACGCAGCAGCTCAATGAGATCATGCGAAACATCAATGTTGATCTGCAGTTCCAGTACCACAAAGAAGTCAACTTTATGTCTGTGCGAATGCTTGACAAGAAGACCGGTGAGGTCTTGCGCGAGGTTCCGCCCGAGGCAATGGTAGAGCACATGATCAAGGTGCACGACTGGATCGGCGCCTTCCTGGATAAGACGGCGTAG
- a CDS encoding DUF6470 family protein yields MPMRYLNIRSTLPIIGMRIQYNSLDSGIHQPRYEQETQQARSNRGVTQPKLSIDSYPSRHSYGYTNHTDFARENLERGMSEVRKGTSKHTQMAWALAEDGPKPGRQVGIEFAKRDMENRMTQQRQLVAAAIPDPEIHFDVGQAVGEPTVGHTTPHWHTESRPRLHYNRGSVETYLQQKGDIHRWVSEGKYDVRA; encoded by the coding sequence ATGCCCATGCGCTATCTCAATATACGATCCACGCTGCCGATCATCGGCATGCGTATACAGTACAATTCGCTGGATTCCGGAATCCATCAGCCGCGCTACGAGCAGGAGACGCAGCAGGCGCGCTCGAACCGCGGCGTGACGCAGCCGAAGCTCTCGATTGACAGCTATCCGAGCCGGCACAGCTACGGATATACGAATCATACGGACTTTGCCCGCGAGAATCTCGAGCGCGGCATGAGCGAGGTGCGTAAGGGAACCTCGAAGCATACGCAGATGGCGTGGGCGCTCGCCGAGGACGGCCCCAAGCCGGGGCGTCAGGTCGGCATAGAGTTCGCCAAGCGTGACATGGAAAACCGCATGACACAGCAGCGTCAGCTTGTTGCCGCCGCGATTCCCGATCCTGAGATCCATTTTGATGTGGGACAGGCGGTCGGAGAGCCGACCGTCGGTCACACGACGCCGCACTGGCATACGGAGAGTCGTCCGCGCCTGCACTACAACCGCGGCAGTGTCGAAACATACCTGCAGCAAAAAGGCGATATCCACAGGTGGGTCAGCGAAGGCAAATACGATGTACGTGCATAA
- the fliW gene encoding flagellar assembly protein FliW has protein sequence MKKIMTSRFGEIEAAEESIIHFAAGIPAFEEEREFVIIPYEEDSPYVFLQSVQTPDLAFLMTMPLTFFPDYEFTIDDEVEAELGLTSPEEVLIYAILTLSGHEIRDLTANLMAPIVINAATRQAKQIVLDRSAYTTKHRLFPAEKEER, from the coding sequence ATGAAGAAGATTATGACGAGCCGCTTCGGTGAGATTGAGGCGGCAGAAGAGTCCATCATCCATTTTGCGGCAGGCATTCCCGCCTTCGAGGAGGAGCGGGAATTTGTCATCATACCGTACGAGGAGGACAGTCCGTACGTGTTCCTGCAGTCGGTGCAAACGCCGGATCTTGCCTTTTTGATGACGATGCCGCTCACATTTTTCCCGGACTACGAGTTCACCATCGACGATGAGGTGGAGGCAGAGCTTGGCCTGACATCTCCGGAGGAGGTGCTGATCTATGCGATTCTTACACTCTCGGGGCATGAGATCCGCGATCTGACCGCGAACCTCATGGCTCCCATCGTCATCAATGCCGCAACGCGTCAGGCAAAGCAGATTGTGCTTGACCGGAGCGCATATACAACGAAGCATCGCCTGTTCCCCGCTGAGAAGGAGGAACGGTAA
- a CDS encoding tetratricopeptide repeat-containing glycosyltransferase family 2 protein — translation MRISACVITKNEAENLPRWLVSMRTFADEMIVVDTGSTDATVEIARAGGARVCHFDWINDFAAAKNFALDQAKGDWVVFTDADEYFTEESVPRVRPLIEEYAGRETFDGFIVHLVNIDMDTGALLGTSAEVQRIFRRAPHIRFVGSIHEHVENLSGDPAREMAMAPGLVLYHTGYSPRIIKEKSKRDLALLLARRARGEYRKLDEYHLMDCYYTLEDYTQAAHYARLARDSADRPVGSEDRPHAVLLQSLILAGAEEAEITEAYETARKALPEKADFPLIYGTYAWEAGYYARAREAYTDGIRLHEEYYQEGDYSGVLAPSVYMRLGETEELTGNTDGAAALYERALRLRPHYAPALARFARLLRAAGADDAAVIEALNAHYDETADAAFLASVLAGIFPRAGLYYDRRAKVKFSERRRFLLAGDVCSAAASLVEDMERTAAAAAAYGRGFAPAQQGALALLLPDSCREISAAPEAVRMLRRIGRLARGME, via the coding sequence ATGAGGATATCAGCCTGTGTCATTACGAAGAATGAGGCAGAAAATCTGCCGCGCTGGCTCGTGTCGATGCGCACCTTTGCCGATGAGATGATCGTCGTCGATACGGGGTCGACGGATGCGACGGTGGAGATTGCGCGTGCAGGCGGTGCACGAGTCTGCCATTTCGACTGGATCAATGACTTTGCGGCGGCAAAGAATTTTGCACTCGATCAGGCGAAGGGCGACTGGGTTGTCTTTACGGATGCGGACGAGTATTTCACGGAGGAGAGCGTACCGCGCGTGCGGCCGCTGATCGAGGAATACGCAGGACGGGAGACGTTCGACGGCTTTATTGTTCACCTTGTCAATATCGACATGGATACGGGGGCGCTGCTCGGCACATCGGCAGAGGTGCAGCGCATCTTCCGCCGTGCACCGCACATCCGCTTTGTGGGGAGCATCCACGAGCATGTGGAGAATCTCAGCGGCGACCCGGCGCGCGAAATGGCGATGGCACCGGGGCTCGTGCTCTATCATACGGGCTATTCGCCGCGCATCATCAAAGAGAAGTCCAAACGCGATCTGGCCCTGCTGCTTGCACGACGTGCGCGCGGAGAGTATCGAAAGCTCGATGAATATCATCTGATGGATTGCTACTATACGTTGGAGGACTATACGCAGGCGGCGCATTATGCACGACTGGCGCGGGACAGCGCGGATCGTCCGGTAGGCTCTGAGGATCGCCCGCATGCGGTTCTGCTTCAATCCCTTATCCTCGCAGGGGCAGAGGAAGCAGAGATTACGGAAGCATATGAGACGGCACGAAAAGCTCTTCCCGAGAAAGCGGATTTTCCCCTGATTTACGGAACCTATGCGTGGGAGGCAGGATATTACGCACGGGCACGCGAAGCGTATACGGACGGAATTCGTCTGCACGAGGAATACTATCAGGAGGGCGATTACTCCGGGGTTCTTGCGCCGAGTGTCTACATGCGGCTTGGCGAGACGGAAGAACTTACAGGGAATACGGATGGGGCGGCGGCACTCTATGAGCGTGCACTGCGGCTGCGTCCGCACTACGCACCAGCCCTTGCTCGGTTCGCACGCCTTCTCAGGGCGGCGGGAGCGGATGATGCGGCTGTGATCGAGGCGCTGAACGCACATTACGATGAAACTGCGGACGCGGCGTTTCTCGCATCTGTGCTGGCGGGCATCTTTCCGCGCGCGGGCCTCTACTATGATCGGCGTGCGAAGGTGAAGTTCTCCGAGCGGCGGCGATTCCTGCTCGCGGGGGATGTGTGTTCTGCAGCAGCATCGCTGGTTGAGGATATGGAACGCACGGCGGCAGCTGCAGCAGCATATGGGAGGGGCTTTGCACCCGCACAGCAGGGCGCGCTTGCTCTCCTCCTGCCGGATTCCTGCAGAGAGATCTCTGCCGCACCCGAGGCAGTGCGTATGCTGCGCCGCATTGGACGTCTTGCGAGAGGAATGGAATGA
- the fliS gene encoding flagellar export chaperone FliS: MVNSAAEAYKKQQVMTATPEALTLMLYNGCLKFIKEGVEALAEKNYEASNSSLQKAQNIISEFRITLNMDYEISHQLMPLYNYAYDRLVEGNMKSDPAIIQEATDIMTELRDAWAQAMKKAREEKGAQGMEGSGVYAG; this comes from the coding sequence ATGGTAAACAGTGCTGCGGAGGCATATAAGAAGCAGCAGGTGATGACGGCGACACCCGAGGCACTGACACTCATGCTCTACAACGGATGTCTCAAGTTCATCAAGGAGGGGGTCGAGGCACTTGCGGAGAAGAACTACGAGGCATCGAATAGCTCCCTCCAAAAGGCACAGAATATCATCTCGGAGTTCCGCATCACGCTCAACATGGATTATGAAATCTCCCATCAGCTGATGCCGCTCTATAACTATGCCTACGACCGCCTGGTCGAGGGAAATATGAAGAGCGACCCTGCGATTATCCAGGAGGCAACCGACATCATGACAGAGCTGCGCGATGCGTGGGCACAGGCTATGAAGAAGGCGCGCGAGGAGAAGGGCGCACAGGGCATGGAAGGGAGCGGCGTCTATGCCGGATGA
- the fliD gene encoding flagellar filament capping protein FliD → MSSAKGIYGLSGSGLDVESLVKVGMISQQKKYDRIYKKEVETEWRKEAYANVYDKTNTFKSRMSDYRLSSLTKPMTTTSSNTDAVTATANANAGVMAHTVEVTQAATNAYLMTASGQHVGRTGTPGSTMLKDIAFAGGTRPSGMLDGDTALKFKVSNGTGSAEVTFTAEEVFTKNLTLNDLANRINNARYNASGKKTSLDIRANYDSVSDGFSLANSKTGDSNKIDLTVDTTSSSASYTTTLLNNLKLGVVSNGTIGSAMTLTTSSPTTISMAAAGTNANVKIDGRDYNNLQDNKLEVGGVTYTFKKPTPVGTPATVNVAQDQDKLVENVKKFVEEYNALLDELNKLYGDKGHKDYGVLTKSQEDGMTKEQVEKWNAKAKEGLLYRDSYVRSIIGDMRDAVINPVKSVPGRYSTLSSIGITAKDQKGHLQIDETKLKNAIAAEPDAVYRLISHDDENDDYGNSGVATRLYNKLGGRLKELERHSGVAADKTDLSELGKLIQNYEKQMSDFKKLMSSFESKLYQKYNAMEEAIARLSTQFNFFNGK, encoded by the coding sequence ATGTCATCAGCAAAAGGTATCTATGGACTTTCCGGGTCGGGCCTTGACGTTGAGTCACTGGTCAAGGTCGGGATGATCTCTCAGCAGAAGAAATACGATCGTATTTATAAGAAGGAAGTCGAAACAGAGTGGCGTAAGGAAGCGTATGCGAATGTCTATGACAAGACGAATACGTTTAAAAGCCGCATGTCTGACTATCGTCTGAGCTCTTTGACGAAGCCGATGACGACGACCAGCTCGAATACCGACGCCGTTACGGCGACGGCGAACGCGAATGCGGGTGTTATGGCACATACGGTCGAGGTCACACAGGCTGCGACGAACGCCTATCTCATGACGGCATCGGGGCAGCATGTCGGACGTACGGGCACACCTGGGAGCACGATGCTCAAGGACATTGCATTTGCAGGCGGCACACGTCCCAGCGGCATGCTGGACGGGGACACGGCACTCAAATTCAAGGTGTCAAACGGCACGGGCTCGGCAGAGGTGACGTTCACTGCGGAGGAGGTCTTTACGAAGAACCTCACGCTCAATGATCTTGCGAATCGGATCAATAACGCTCGCTATAATGCGAGCGGGAAGAAGACCTCGCTCGATATTCGTGCGAACTATGACTCCGTATCAGATGGTTTTTCTCTCGCCAACAGCAAGACGGGCGACAGCAACAAGATTGACCTCACCGTGGATACAACCTCAAGTTCTGCGAGTTATACGACGACCCTCCTGAATAATCTGAAGCTCGGTGTTGTCAGCAATGGCACCATCGGTTCTGCTATGACGCTTACAACGAGCAGTCCGACGACCATCTCCATGGCGGCAGCGGGAACCAACGCAAACGTCAAGATTGACGGGCGTGACTACAACAACCTGCAGGACAACAAGCTCGAGGTGGGCGGTGTTACCTACACATTTAAGAAGCCGACTCCTGTGGGCACGCCGGCGACGGTCAATGTCGCACAGGATCAGGACAAGCTTGTCGAGAACGTCAAGAAATTTGTCGAGGAGTACAATGCACTGCTCGATGAACTGAACAAGCTATACGGCGATAAGGGACACAAGGACTACGGCGTACTCACGAAGTCACAGGAAGACGGGATGACGAAGGAGCAGGTCGAGAAGTGGAACGCGAAGGCGAAGGAAGGCCTTCTCTACCGTGACAGTTACGTACGCTCCATCATCGGCGATATGCGCGACGCAGTCATCAACCCCGTGAAGTCCGTGCCGGGGCGTTACTCCACCCTCTCGTCTATCGGCATCACGGCAAAGGATCAGAAGGGGCATCTGCAGATCGACGAGACGAAGCTCAAGAACGCAATTGCGGCAGAGCCGGACGCGGTGTACCGTCTCATCTCGCATGACGATGAGAACGATGACTACGGCAACAGCGGTGTTGCCACCCGTCTCTATAACAAGCTGGGCGGACGCCTCAAAGAGCTCGAGCGCCATTCCGGCGTCGCAGCAGACAAGACGGATCTCAGCGAACTGGGCAAGCTGATCCAGAACTACGAGAAGCAGATGAGTGACTTTAAGAAACTCATGTCGTCCTTTGAGAGCAAGCTTTACCAGAAGTACAACGCAATGGAGGAAGCAATCGCCCGTCTCTCGACGCAGTTCAATTTCTTCAATGGAAAGTGA
- the csrA gene encoding carbon storage regulator CsrA: MLVLTRKPRQQIMIGDNVVVNIVEVQGDNVRIAIDAPRSVKIYRGEIYRAIQEENQKAAAAPANFDLSALPKN; encoded by the coding sequence ATGCTCGTACTCACACGTAAACCCAGACAGCAGATCATGATCGGCGACAATGTCGTCGTCAACATCGTGGAGGTCCAGGGCGACAACGTGCGCATTGCCATTGATGCGCCGCGCAGCGTCAAGATTTATCGCGGTGAGATCTATCGGGCGATTCAGGAAGAGAATCAGAAGGCAGCGGCAGCGCCCGCGAACTTTGATCTTAGTGCCTTGCCCAAAAACTGA